CACAGCCAGCCCGGCCTCCCGCCACTGCAAAAACCCGCCGGGAAACACCCGCACCGTATAGCCCGAGTGCTTCAGCGCCAGGTACCCCATGGCCGCGCGAGGGCCAAAGCTGTCGTAAGTCACTACCGTGTCGTCCTTCGTTATCCCCGCCGAAGCTAGTTGCCTGGGCAGGCCGCTCAAATCACCCAGCAAGTTGTTGTCACCGCCCATCAACCCCGTCCAGGGCAGATTTACCGCCCCGGGAATATGCCCCGACTTCTGGAACTCGTGGTCGCTGCGCAGGTCCAGCAGCTTGAACTCGGGGTGCGCCTGGAGCAGGTCTAAGGTGGCGCGTTTGCTGGGGTCGATGCGGGGCACAAACTCGCGGCGGGGCAGTCGCGTCGGCTCCTTAGACACGGTCTGGTTCTCAGCTACCCAGCCTTCGTATAGCACGCTCATCATGCTCACGTCACCCCGGCCCAGGTACTCCAGCAGCCACGCCAGCATCACTCCTCGCGTGCCGTCCGACGCGTCGTAGACCACTGGCCGTTTGGCGTCATCGATCCCAGCCTCGCCAAAGACGTCTAAGAGCTGTCCGTACGGCAGCAAACGCTGGTTGGAGTCCAGCACCTGCTCCAGCGGCAGGTTCACCGCGCCCGGCAAGTGCCCCTCTGCATACGCTTGCGGCGTCCGCGGGTCCAGGAGATAAATGTCCCCGACTTCTATCCAGTACCTCACCCATGATACGCTGGCGGTAGTCGCCAAATCACGGTCCTTCTAGGGGGCTCCCGGCGCGCCCTGCGGCCACGGCGCCGCCGGCTGCGAAGTCCTCCATAAGCTTCTCGTCGGTAACAGTATAAGCCCAACGCAGGCCAGCACCATAACCCCGCCCGCGCCCACCGCGAAGGGCGCGCTGGCGGCGCTGGCCATGCTGCCGGCGACAAACCCCCCCACCGGCGTGAAGCCAAAGGTCAGCCCGTACAGCCCCATAATTCGCCCCCGCATGGCGTCCGCCGTCAGCGTCTGTAGCGACGCGCTCATCGTCGGGTCGTAGGCGCTCAGGGAAGCCCCTATCAGCCCCACCAGCACCAGCGACCCCACGAACCACGAGGACATGGCGAATAGTATCAGAAAGGCGCCGGTGAAAAGGCCGCAGACTACTACTATCAGAGTCCTGTTCTTAAAATCGCTCATAGCGGCCAGCAGCAATATCGACAACACCCCGCCTACGTTGGACGCCGCCGATAGATATCCCAGCCCGTCGGCCTCCAGATGCAGCACCTCCTTCGCGATGACCGGCAGCATGGCGTAGTATGAGTAGCCGAACATCTCCAGGGCCATGCTGAAAATTAGCAGCGACCGCACCGGCGGCGACTTCGAGGCGTAGCTCACGCCTTCCGACAGCGTCTGCCATACAGACTTCCGTGCGCTGGGTGCCGAGTACCTGGTTTTGACCCACAGCAGCGGCAAAGGGCTCACCACCATCAGCGCGGCCACTAGCAGATAGCACCACCCCGTGCCAAAGGCGCTGATGACAAACCCCGCCGCCAGGGAGCTGACAATGCCCGCCAGCCTCCAGGCTCCGCTTTTGAACGCGGTGGCGTTCAGAAGCCGCTTGGGGCCCACCGCGTCATAGACCAACGCCTCGCCGGCGGGAAGCATGGTCGCCATCAGCATCCCGCTTATCACCGCCACTGGCAGCACGTGCCACAACTGGATCTGGTCGGTAACCACCAGCAGCCCTAGCGCGCCGAATATAATGGCCCGGCCCGCCTGCACCGCCGCCAGCACCGCCCGACGGTCGAACCGGTCCGCCAGCAGCCCGCCCACAGCCCCAAACCCTATCTGCCCCACCCCTCGAAGTCCCACCACTGCCCCTACCCAGAAGGCCGAATCGTCGGTTATCTCCAGCACCAGCCACCCCTGGGCCACCATATCCATGTTCATCCCCAGGGCGTTTATGACGTAGAAGTACCAGATGCGCCGGAAGTCCTGGTTGGTGAACGCTTCAAAGACCCGCCCAAGAGGCGTGGTCTTTTTAGGTGCGCTTGGAGGTATTGGGGAGGGTATCGAGGCCATAGGCCTGAAAATTGTTGCGTTGAAATAACGGACTAAAAATGCTGCGGGAAATAATACTCCCACCCGTACTCGCGGTCTACAAACTCCAAACCCTGCTTCTATGAATCGGCCCTGTTCGCTTGCGGGTCTTGCGAATTAGCTCGAGTACTAGGATTGCCCTCTAATCCCATCAGGTTCTCCCCCTTCGGCCTGGAAGGCGAAGGGGGAGTTAGAGAGGGTTGTGGTTACCTCTTTTCTCTTCCCCTTCCAGCAGGAAGGGGCCAGGGGATGGTATCCCGTTTATGACAAGGTCTGTATTGAGCATCACACGACTTGAACGGGAGAGCCAGAGGGGTAGGTATGGAACCGCGGCCAATACCCTCCCTTGACACCGCCATCCTCACGCCCTACCTTTTGGGCCAGCCCTGCCCTGCCCATCGGGAGTCATCGACATGCCAAACTTAGATTTAGTCAACGCCACCATTGTCAGCCTCGGAAAGCTAATTAAGGCCAAGAAGGTCTCCCCCGTGGAAGTAGTCGAAGCCACTTTTGAGCGCGTCCGACGCCTTGAGCCTACCCTCAAGGCCTTCACCACCCCTACACCCGACTATGCGATGAGCAAGGCCAAGTACGCCGAAAAGGAGGTCATGGCCGGCAAATACAAAGGCCCCCTCCATGGCATCCCCTACACTCTGAAAGACGTCATCGCCACCAAGGACGTGCGCACCACCTTCGGCAACCTTCGAGGCAAGGACTTCAAGCCTAAGGAGAGCGCCACCGTCCACACCCTCCTGGAGGACAGCGGGGCCATCCTTGTCGGCAAGGTCTATTCGCAAATCGGCCGCGGCGATACGCCCCTGGACTGCTACAACCCCTGGGACCCCAAACTCAGCCCCGGCACCTCCAGCGCCGGCTCCGGCGCCGCCACCGCCGCCTCCATGGGCCTGGTATCCATCGGCACCGACACCGGCGGCTCAGTACGCCACCCCGCCAGCAACTGCAATCTCGTCGGCATCCGCGCCACCTTCGGACGAATCAGCCGCCACGGCGTCCTCGCCCCCTCCTGGACCCACGATCAGGCCGGCCCCCTGGCCAAGACTGTCGAGGACTGCGCCATCGTCGCCGAGCTTCTGTCCCGCTATGACCCCAAAGACCCCATCAGCGTCAACGCCCCGCCCGCCAACTACCGCGTCTCCCTCAAACGCGGCGTCAAGGGCGTGCGCATCGGCCTGCCCCGCGACCGGTGGATTTGGGAACGCGACCAGGCAGAGGTCGAGACCATGGTCAAAAAGGCAGTCGAGGTCCTGGCCGGGCTGGGCGCCGAGGTCAAGGAAGTAAACCTGCCCCTGGCCGAGGAGTGCCGCGCCACCCACTTCAAGCTCACCGAGCCCGAGACCGCCGTCATGTGGCCGGATGTCTTCAGTCCTGAGGACGTGGCCGCCTGGCCTGAAATCCATCGCGTTATCGAGTCTGGCCGCGCCGTGCCTTTCCACGAGTACCTCCATGCTATGCAGAAAGCCGCCCGTATCAACCAGGAGCTTTTCGAGGAGCTGACCAAGGTCGATGTCATCGCCATGCCCACCGGCGCCACCATGGGCGACCGCGCCGACGCCAATACCACCATCATTCGAGGCAAGGAAGTCCCGGCCCGCTCCCGCGCCGTCTATCTCAACGGCCTCGCAAGCATGGCCGGCGCCCCCGCCCTTTCCGTCCCATGCGGCTTCTACCAGGGCCGGCTGCCCGTCGGCATGATGCTCATGGGCAACAAGCTGTCGGAAGGTTTGCTCTTCCGAGTCGCCTACGCCTACGAGCAGTCCACCGACTGGCACCTCCGCCACCCAGCGATTTAAATCTATTTTTATAGCCAAAGCTATTGTGGGCGACATTAAAATCGTGAGACTTGCGAAAGGAGCCTCGCGCTCTCTGGGGGTACGGGGTTTCTTATCTGGTTCTCCCCCTTCGGCCTGGAAGAGCCTGTCCCGAGTATCCCCCGAGGGACGAAGGGGGAGTTAGACGTTGTCCTGAGTATGTCGAAGGAGGGGGTTGTGGTGCATTATTTTCTTTCCCTCTTCTCAGAAAGGAGAAGAGGGATTAAGGGTGATGAGGTCCTACCGATTACGATAACATTGGCCTTTTAGCACTCAGAACTGATTAAGGAGACAAAAACCATGCGCCTCAAAAACAAAGTAGCCCTCATCACCGGCGGCGCCAGAGGCATGGGCGCTTCCGAGTCCCTCCTCTTCGCCAAGGAAGGCGCAAAAGTCGCCGTCGCCGACATCCGCGACCAGGAAGGCGAAGCCATCGTCACACAGATTAAAAAGGCCGGCGGCGACGCCTTCTATCTCCACCTGGAGGTCGCCGACGAGGCCGCCTGGGAGAAAGCCATCGCCGAGACCGTCCGCCGCTACGGCAAGCTGGACATCCTGGTCAACAACGCCGGTATCACCGCCACTCACGGCGTCGTCGACACCACTTCCGAAGAGTGGGACCGGGTTTTGGACGTCAACGCCAAGGGCGTCTTCCTGGGCTGCAAGCACGCCATACCCATAATGAAGAAAAACGGCGGCGGCTCCATTATCAACATCTCCTCCCAGATGGGCATCGTCGGCAGCGACACCGGCAGCCCCGCCTACAACGCCTCCAAAGGCGCTGTCACCATCTTCACCAAGTCCGCCGCCCTGCGCCACATACGCGACGGCATCCGCATCAACTCCGTCCACCCCGGTCCCATCGACACACCCATGCTCCGTGAAGGCTACGTCGACCCCAAGCTGCGAGACCGCGTCCTCACCCTCACCCCCATGGGCCGTCGCGGCCGCCCCGAAGAGGTCGCCCAGGGCGTCCTCTTCCTCGCCTCCGACGAGGCATCGTACATCGTCGGCGCTTCCCTGGTCATTGATGGCGGCTATACAGCTATGTAGGCAGGGCCCTGGTCTTCTCCAACCGCTCTTGGTCTCAGCGCAAGCGCGCTTCCGCCCGCTGAAGGGCCTGCGCATGCTGATATGTGTCCGCCGCATGACGGAATTTCTGTACCTGCCCTGATTCGTTGAAGTACCAGATATGCGCCTC
This SAR202 cluster bacterium DNA region includes the following protein-coding sequences:
- a CDS encoding glucose 1-dehydrogenase, with protein sequence MRLKNKVALITGGARGMGASESLLFAKEGAKVAVADIRDQEGEAIVTQIKKAGGDAFYLHLEVADEAAWEKAIAETVRRYGKLDILVNNAGITATHGVVDTTSEEWDRVLDVNAKGVFLGCKHAIPIMKKNGGGSIINISSQMGIVGSDTGSPAYNASKGAVTIFTKSAALRHIRDGIRINSVHPGPIDTPMLREGYVDPKLRDRVLTLTPMGRRGRPEEVAQGVLFLASDEASYIVGASLVIDGGYTAM
- a CDS encoding amidase, translated to MPNLDLVNATIVSLGKLIKAKKVSPVEVVEATFERVRRLEPTLKAFTTPTPDYAMSKAKYAEKEVMAGKYKGPLHGIPYTLKDVIATKDVRTTFGNLRGKDFKPKESATVHTLLEDSGAILVGKVYSQIGRGDTPLDCYNPWDPKLSPGTSSAGSGAATAASMGLVSIGTDTGGSVRHPASNCNLVGIRATFGRISRHGVLAPSWTHDQAGPLAKTVEDCAIVAELLSRYDPKDPISVNAPPANYRVSLKRGVKGVRIGLPRDRWIWERDQAEVETMVKKAVEVLAGLGAEVKEVNLPLAEECRATHFKLTEPETAVMWPDVFSPEDVAAWPEIHRVIESGRAVPFHEYLHAMQKAARINQELFEELTKVDVIAMPTGATMGDRADANTTIIRGKEVPARSRAVYLNGLASMAGAPALSVPCGFYQGRLPVGMMLMGNKLSEGLLFRVAYAYEQSTDWHLRHPAI
- a CDS encoding sulfurtransferase; the protein is MATTASVSWVRYWIEVGDIYLLDPRTPQAYAEGHLPGAVNLPLEQVLDSNQRLLPYGQLLDVFGEAGIDDAKRPVVYDASDGTRGVMLAWLLEYLGRGDVSMMSVLYEGWVAENQTVSKEPTRLPRREFVPRIDPSKRATLDLLQAHPEFKLLDLRSDHEFQKSGHIPGAVNLPWTGLMGGDNNLLGDLSGLPRQLASAGITKDDTVVTYDSFGPRAAMGYLALKHSGYTVRVFPGGFLQWREAGLAVET
- a CDS encoding MFS transporter; this translates as MASIPSPIPPSAPKKTTPLGRVFEAFTNQDFRRIWYFYVINALGMNMDMVAQGWLVLEITDDSAFWVGAVVGLRGVGQIGFGAVGGLLADRFDRRAVLAAVQAGRAIIFGALGLLVVTDQIQLWHVLPVAVISGMLMATMLPAGEALVYDAVGPKRLLNATAFKSGAWRLAGIVSSLAAGFVISAFGTGWCYLLVAALMVVSPLPLLWVKTRYSAPSARKSVWQTLSEGVSYASKSPPVRSLLIFSMALEMFGYSYYAMLPVIAKEVLHLEADGLGYLSAASNVGGVLSILLLAAMSDFKNRTLIVVVCGLFTGAFLILFAMSSWFVGSLVLVGLIGASLSAYDPTMSASLQTLTADAMRGRIMGLYGLTFGFTPVGGFVAGSMASAASAPFAVGAGGVMVLACVGLILLPTRSLWRTSQPAAPWPQGAPGAP